In the genome of Aulosira sp. FACHB-615, one region contains:
- the htpG gene encoding molecular chaperone HtpG — translation MLEQGTISIHTENIFPIIKKSLYSDHQIFLRELVSNAVDAIQKLKMVSRAGEYNGDVDEPEILIAIDKDKKTLSITDNGIGMTAEEVKKYINQVAFSSAEEFIHKYEGKADQPIIGHFGLGFYSSFMVAQKVEIDTLSYKEGSQAVHWICDGSPEFTLDDSSRTTRGTTITLTLMPDEEDYLEAARIKNLVKTYCDFMPVPIKLDGEVLNRQKAPWRDSPNSLTKEDYLEFYRYLYPFQEEPLLWVHLNTDYPFIINGILYFPKMRPDVDVTKGQIKLFCNQVFVSDNCDEIIPQFLMPMRGVIDSTDIPLNVSRSALQGDRTVRKIGDYIAKKVGDRLKELYRDDREQYINAWKDLGTFVKFGTLNDEKFKKQVEDIIIFRSTAKFDQTATETPAVEVQSQEGDVWQDVSPAKSSTSPYTTIKEYLERNKERHENRVFYSTDEASQATYIELHKNQGLEVLFMDSFIDTHFINFLEREYNDVKFSRVDSDLDNTLLEQDKSGEIVDPKTNKTKSEVIKELFEKALNKPKVNIRTEALKSEDPQGTPPAMVLLPEILRRLREMNAMMQQQNAEFPEDHILLVNTAHPLIQNLANLNQGSIIQDGAESPTGQLVNMICQHVYDLALMSQKGFDAEGMKSFVERSNDVLTKLTEQVSK, via the coding sequence ATGCTAGAACAAGGCACTATCAGTATTCATACTGAGAATATTTTCCCGATTATCAAGAAGTCCCTTTACTCAGATCATCAAATTTTCCTGCGGGAATTAGTCTCCAATGCCGTAGACGCGATCCAAAAGCTGAAAATGGTATCCCGCGCCGGAGAATACAATGGTGATGTAGACGAACCAGAAATTCTAATTGCTATTGACAAAGATAAAAAAACGCTATCCATTACCGATAATGGTATTGGGATGACCGCAGAGGAAGTCAAAAAATATATTAACCAAGTTGCTTTTTCCAGTGCGGAAGAATTTATCCACAAATATGAAGGGAAAGCAGACCAACCAATTATCGGTCATTTCGGGTTAGGTTTCTACTCTTCGTTTATGGTGGCACAAAAAGTAGAAATTGATACCCTATCTTATAAAGAAGGTTCACAAGCAGTTCACTGGATTTGCGATGGTTCACCAGAATTTACTTTAGATGACTCTTCCCGCACTACTCGCGGTACTACCATCACCCTCACCTTAATGCCAGATGAGGAAGATTATCTAGAAGCTGCACGTATTAAGAATCTTGTCAAGACTTATTGCGACTTCATGCCAGTACCCATCAAATTGGATGGTGAAGTATTAAATAGACAAAAAGCGCCTTGGCGAGATTCTCCCAACAGTTTAACCAAAGAAGATTATTTAGAGTTTTATCGCTATCTTTATCCTTTCCAAGAAGAACCGTTGCTGTGGGTGCATCTGAATACAGATTATCCGTTTATTATCAACGGTATTTTGTATTTCCCTAAAATGCGCCCAGATGTGGATGTGACAAAAGGGCAAATCAAGTTATTCTGCAATCAAGTTTTCGTCAGCGACAACTGTGACGAAATCATTCCGCAATTCTTAATGCCAATGCGGGGTGTCATTGATAGCACCGATATTCCGTTGAACGTTTCCCGCAGTGCGCTACAAGGCGATCGCACCGTCCGCAAAATCGGCGATTACATAGCCAAAAAAGTAGGCGATCGCCTCAAAGAACTGTACCGTGATGACCGTGAGCAGTACATTAATGCTTGGAAGGATCTCGGCACTTTCGTCAAGTTTGGCACTCTCAACGACGAAAAATTCAAAAAACAAGTCGAAGATATTATCATCTTCCGCAGCACTGCCAAATTTGACCAAACAGCCACTGAAACTCCCGCCGTTGAAGTACAGTCTCAAGAAGGTGACGTTTGGCAAGATGTCAGCCCTGCCAAATCTAGCACCTCTCCCTACACCACCATCAAAGAATACTTAGAACGCAACAAAGAACGCCACGAAAACCGCGTTTTCTACAGTACCGATGAAGCCAGCCAAGCCACATACATAGAATTACATAAAAATCAAGGCTTGGAAGTTCTATTTATGGACTCCTTCATTGATACTCACTTCATTAACTTCTTGGAACGAGAATATAATGATGTCAAATTTTCCCGTGTAGACTCCGACTTAGATAATACACTGCTAGAACAAGACAAATCTGGCGAAATCGTTGACCCCAAAACCAATAAAACCAAGAGTGAAGTCATCAAAGAACTCTTTGAAAAAGCTCTCAACAAACCCAAAGTTAACATTCGCACCGAAGCTTTAAAATCTGAAGATCCTCAAGGCACACCCCCAGCAATGGTACTCTTACCAGAAATTCTTCGCCGCTTGCGAGAAATGAACGCTATGATGCAGCAGCAAAACGCAGAATTTCCTGAAGACCATATCTTACTGGTCAACACTGCCCATCCCCTAATTCAAAATTTGGCAAATCTCAACCAAGGTAGCATCATTCAAGATGGTGCAGAGTCCCCGACAGGTCAGCTAGTCAATATGATTTGTCAACACGTTTATGATTTAGCACTGATGTCTCAAAAAGGATTTGACGCAGAAGGAATGAAATCTTTTGTCGAGCGTTCTAACGATGTACTCACCAAACTAACAGAACAAGTCAGTAAATAG
- the rpmB gene encoding 50S ribosomal protein L28 — MSRRCQLTGKKANNAFAISHSHRRTKRLQQVNLQTKRVWWPGGNRWVKLKISTKAIKTLEIKGLEAMAKEAGINLNHY; from the coding sequence ATGTCTCGTCGCTGTCAACTAACTGGTAAAAAAGCAAATAACGCTTTTGCAATTTCTCACTCCCATCGCCGTACAAAGCGTCTTCAACAAGTCAACCTCCAAACCAAGCGCGTTTGGTGGCCAGGCGGAAATCGTTGGGTCAAACTGAAAATATCTACCAAAGCTATCAAAACCTTAGAAATCAAAGGTTTAGAAGCAATGGCTAAAGAAGCAGGTATTAACCTGAACCATTACTAA